From Panicum hallii strain FIL2 chromosome 2, PHallii_v3.1, whole genome shotgun sequence, a single genomic window includes:
- the LOC112880610 gene encoding putative aldehyde oxidase-like protein produces the protein MAAASDALRVERLVLALNGRRYEAAADELDPSTTLLEFIRTRTPFRGPKLGCGEGGCGACVVLIAKYNPKTDEVTEFSASSCLTLIYSLNFCSVITTEGLGNTRDGFHAIQKRMSGFHASQCGFCTPGMCMSIFSSLVGADNSKRPQPPNGFSKLKVSEAEKAFSGNLCRCTGYRPIVDACKSFASDVDLEDLGLNIFWKKGDKKPDVGKLPSYTFGGGICTFPGFLRSEIKTLQQHLDDVNITTSKGSLYHPTLQNYTLCGGIFTFLDFLKSSLKYQRYHLNDANNTASKDGWYHPTSIKQYYELINSTLFSECSVKVIVGNTSAGVYKDYDLYNKYIDIGGIPELSSIVRKAEGIEIGAAITISRCIEILEKESKHMSSPNGSVVFRKLADHMSKVASPFVRNTASLGGNIILAQKKPFPSDIATILLGAGSTVCIQVVEEQRHITLEEFLEQPPLDCTSLLLSIFIPHWILDSQTETSLVFQTYRAASRPLGNAISYVNSAFLGHVSFDESSGDHVLSNLHLAFGAYGTEHAIRARKVEKFLTGKLLTASNIHGAIQLLKETIVPMKGTSHPEYRISVAVGFLFSFLCVHVKGIADPGKAFSTSPDDSVDIIEHDSPLTSRQETISGDEYKPIGEPMKKYGVELQASGEAVYVDDIPAPKNCLHGEFIYSTQPLAFVKNITFKSSLSSQKIIAVVSAKDIPKEGQNIGSMSMFGDEPLFGDPITEFAGQALGVVIAETQRYADMAAKQVVVEYDIVDLKPPILTVEQAVQNNSYFNVPAVFYPKQVGDFSMGMAEADHKILSTEVKLASQYYFYMETQTALAIPDEDNTIVVYSSSQYPELAQTVIAKCLGIPLGNVRVITRRVGGGFGGKAYRSFPVATAAALCAYKLRCPVRMYLNRNTDMIMVGSRHPMKAHYSVGFKSDGKITALHLDLLIDAGISEDLSPIIPSGVISALKKYNWGALSFDIKLCKTNNTSKSSMRAPGDTQGSLIAEAIIEHVASVLSLDANCVREMNFHTYDSLLLFYPASAGEESTYTLHSIFNRLALTSSYRHRADTVKQFNICNKWRKRGISCVPLIFNVSPRSAPGRVSVLKDGSIVVQVGGIEIGQGLWTKVQQMTAFALGQLWPEGCEGLLERVRILQADTLNLIQSGVTGGSSTSESSCAATLQACKLLISRLNPIMNKLRLQSATVSWDNLISQASQENVNLSASVYWVPEQGSNSYLNYGAGISEVEIDLITGAITILRSDLVYDCGMSLNPAVDLGQIEGSFIQGVGFFIYEEHQTNSDGLVVSNSTWDYKIPSVDTIPKQFNVEVLNTGYHKNRVLSSKASGEPAVVLASSVHCALREAIRAARKDFSYSTESAGTSPLIFQLNVPAPMTVVKELCGFDIVEKYLENLSAHELAS, from the exons atggcggcggcgagcgacGCGTTGCGGGTGGAGAGGCTGGTGCTCGCGCTGAACGGCCGGCGGTAcgaggccgccgccgacgaGCTGGACCCGTCGACGACGCTGCTGGAGTTCATCCGCACCCGGACGCCGTTCAGGGGGCCCAAGCTCGGCTGCGGCGAAG GTGGATGTGGGGCTTGTGTAGTCCTTATAGCAAAGTATAACCCCAAGACAGACGAGGTGACTGAATTTTCAGCCAGTTCATGCCTCACGCTCATTTACAGTCTAAACTTTTGTTCTGTTATCACCACTGAAGGTCTTGGGAACACCCGAGATGGATTCCATGCTATTCAGAAAAGAATGTCGGGGTTCCATGCATCTCAGTGTGGTTTCTGCACTCCAGGCATGTGCATGTCCATTTTCTCTTCCCTTGTCGGTGCTGACAATTCGAAGAGGCCTCAACCGCCAAATGGGTTTTCAAAACTAAAAGTATCAGAAGCAGAGAAGGCTTTCTCAGGCAACTTGTGTCGATGCACAGGTTACCGACCGATTGTTGATGCCTGCAAAAGTTTTGCATCAGATGTTGACTTGGAGGATTTGGGCCTTAATATATTTTGGAAAAAAGGTGATAAGAAACCAGATGTTGGCAAGTTACCAAGCTACACTTTCGGTGGTGGAATCTGCACTTTCCCAGGCTTCCTAAGGTCTGAGATCAAAACTCTACAGCAACATCTGGATGATGTTAACATTACAACCTCCAAGGGGAGTCTGTATCATCCTACATTGCAAAATTACACTCTTTGCGGTGGAATCTTCACTTTCCTGGATTTTCTAAAGTCTAGCCTTAAATACCAGCGATATCATCTGAATGATGCTAATAATACAGCCTCCAAGGATGGCTGGTATCACCCTACAAGTATTAAACAGTACTATGAATTAATAAATTCTACTCTATTCAGTGAATGTTCTGTCAAAGTGATTGTTGGGAACACTAGTGCTGGTGTTtacaaggattatgacctttaTAATAAGTATATTGACATAGGAGGAATTCCAGAACTTTCGTCTATTGTGAGGAAAGCTGAGGGCATTGAAATTGGAGCAGCAATAACAATTTCTAGGTGCATTGAAATACTTGAGAAAGAAAGTAAGCACATGTCATCTCCAAATGGAAGTGTGGTTTTCAGAAAACTTGCTGACCACATGAGCAAGGTGGCCTCACCATTTGTCCGTAACACAGCAAGCCTTGGAGGAAACATAATTTTAGCACAAAAAAAACCATTTCCTTCTGATATTGCAACCATACTTCTTGGTGCTGGTTCAACTGTTTGCATTCAGGTTGTTGAAGAACAGAGACATATTACTTTGGAGGAGTTCTTGGAGCAGCCTCCTCTTGATTGTACCAGTTTACTCCTGAGCATATTTATTCCACACTGGATTTTAGATTCTCAGACAGAAACAAGTTTGgtctttcaaacttaccgagcagCATCTCGTCCTCTTGGAAATGCAATTTCATATGTTAACTCTGCCTTCCTAGGACATGTTAGTTTTGATGAATCATCAGGTGATCATGTTTTAAGTAATCTGCACTTGGCTTTTGGTGCATATGGAACAGAACATGCTATTAGAGCAAGGAAAGTGGAGAAATTCCTAACTGGCAAATTACTCACTGCATCCAATATACATGGAGCAATTCAGTTACTTAAAGAAACAATTGTACCAATGAAGGGAACATCACATCCTGAATATAGAATCAGTGTGGCTGTTGGATTTCTCTTCAGTTTTCTTTGTGTACATGTTAAAGGCATTGCTGATCCTGGAAAAGCTTTTAGCACTAGCCCTGATGATTCTGTGGATATAATTGAACATGACAGCCCATTGACTTCACGTCAGGAAACAATTTCTGGTGATGAATATAAACCCATTGGCGAGCCAATGAAGAAGTATGGAGTTGAGCTTCAAGCTTCCG GTGAGGCTGTATATGTGGATGACATTCCAGCTCCAAAGAATTGCCTCCATGGAGAATTTATTTACAGCACACAACCTCTTGCTTTTGTCAAGAATATTACATTCAAGTCTTCTTTATCATCACAGAAGATCATTGCAGTTGTTTCTGCCAAGGATATTCCAAAGGAAGGACAAAATATTGGATCAATGTCCATGTTTGGTGATGAACCACTATTTGGTGATCCAATTACTGAATTTGCCGGACAGGCTCTTGGTGTTGTG ATTGCAGAAACACAGAGATATGCTGACATGGCAGCAAAACAGGTTGTTGTTGAGTATGATATTGTGGATTTGAAGCCACCAATCTTAACCGTGGAACAAGCAGTGCAAAACAATAGCTACTTCAATGTTCCTGCTGTTTTTTATCCCAAGCAAGTTGGTGATTTTTCTATGGGCATGGCTGAAGCTGATCACAAGATACTATCAACTGAA GTAAAACTTGCTTCTCAGTACTACTTTTACATGGAAACACAAACAGCATTGGCAATTCCAGATGAAGATAACACCATTGTTGTCTACAGTTCCTCACAATACCCTGAGCTTGCTCAGACTGTCATTGCTAAGTGCCTTGGTATTCCGCTTGGTAATGTGCGTGTCATTACAAGAAGGGTTGGAGGAGGCTTCGGTGGAAAGGCATATCGATCGTTCCCT GTTGCAACAGCAGCGGCACTTTGTGCATACAAGTTACGATGTCCTGTACGGATGTATCTCAATCGTAATACTGATATGATCATGGTTGGCAGCAGGCACCCCATGAAGGCTCATTACTCTGTTGGTTTCAAGTCTGATGGAAAAATTACAGCCTTACACCTAGATCTACTAATTGATGCTGGGATATCTGAGGATTTAAGCCCTATAATACCTAGTGGTGTTATATCAGCTCTGAAGAAGTACAACTGGGGTGCTCTCTCGTTTGACATCAAGCTTTGCAAAACAAACAACACATCCAAATCATCAATGCGAGCTCCAGGAGATACACAAGGTTCTTTAATTGCTGAAGCTATCATTGAGCATGTTGCTTCAGTGTTATCACTTGATGCTAACTGTGTCAGGGAAATGAATTTTCACACCTATGATAGTCTCTTATTGTTCTACCCAGCTAGTGCAGGCGAAGAATCAACATACACATTACATTCTATTTTCAATAGACTAGCACTGACTTCAAGCTACCGGCATCGAGCTGATACTGTCAAGCAGTTTAACATTTGCAATAAGTGGCGGAAGAGGGGTATCTCTTGTGTGCCCCTAATTTTCAACGTATCACCAAGGTCAGCACCTGGCCGAGTGTCGGTACTCAAGGATGGTTCTATTGTGGTTCAGGTTGGAGGAATTGAAATTGGACAAGGACTTTGGACGAAAGTACAGCAGATGACAGCTTTCGCTTTGGGGCAGCTGTGGCCTGAAGGTTGTGAAGGCCTCCTGGAGAGAGTGCGCATACTTCAGGCTGATACATTGAATTTAATACAGAGTGGAGTTACCGGCGGTAGCAGTACTTCTGAATCTAGTTGTGCAGCAACCCTTCAGGCCTGCAAGCTGCTGATTAGCAGATTAAATCCTATCATGAATAAGCTGCGACTGCAATCAGCCACTGTCTCGTGGGATAATTTGATTTCTCAA GCCTCTCAGGAAAATGTGAATTTGTCAGCAAGTGTGTACTGGGTACCTGAACAAGGGTCCAATAGCTATTTGAATTATGGAGCTGGAATTAGTGAG GTTGAGATTGATCTTATTACAGGAGCGATTACAATACTAAGGAGTGATCTTGTATATGATTGTGGCATGAGTTTGAACCCTGCAGTCGACTTGGGCCAG ATTGAGGGTTCCTTTATACAAGGAGTTGGTTTCTTCATATATGAAGAACACCAGACTAACAGTGACGGCCTAGTGGTCAGCAACAGCACATGGGACTACAAAATCCCAAGTGTCGACACTATCCCAAAGCAGTTCAATGTTGAGGTCCTCAACACTGGATATCACAAGAACCGTGTGCTTTCCTCAAAAG CTTCTGGTGAGCCTGCCGTGGTTCTTGCATCATCCGTTCACTGTGCACTCAGGGAAGCGATCCGAGCAGCGAGGAAGGATTTCTCATACAGCACTGAATCTGCTGGAACCTCCCCGCTGATATTCCAGCTCAATGTCCCAGCACCAATGACAGTAGTGAAGGAATTATGTGGTTTCGATATTGTGGAGAAGTACCTAGAGAATCTATCAGCCCATGAATTAGCAAGTTGA